From the Paenibacillus sp. FSL H8-0548 genome, one window contains:
- a CDS encoding LTA synthase family protein: MRLFSKRYDSSTFIIFFIMLMLKMLLFRYFVFKGIRLDYLLTDAAAVLTLLLLADLSASARWRGIVLGILNAVLSLLLFASTVYFSYYGTVPTYTALHGLDQVLQIRTSVGSIIQAVYYLFFLDVAVFAMLYIVKRIRGTRSDGRKRIARPLFTGLAFVVCVAVSGGFIWLAKDIPNEIVQAESLGFIDYQVAAAIKAGKEQSTIKNGSVEETAASAAALQDSYFDQMGAATVAGTPNYFGFAKGKNVIVVQMEAFQNFAINLSVDGREVTPVLNMLAKESFYFPNFFQQIGQGNTSDAEFMSNTSIYPTGDMAMSTGFGDRVLPGLPRLLGDHNYISNTFHINNVTFWDRNRMYPALGFTNYYDKPAFENDHFNSFGASDEELYKVGLEKLQLLKQQNKPFYAQFVTTSSHHPFKVPSERQRIMMPDKLQGTQLGDYLTALNYTDYALGVFIDGLKASGLWENTVLVAYGDHAGLQVKDNDPAWVSEQLGIHYDNQISRYNIPLLVHVPDAEGKLVQQVGGQVDIMPTISNLLGLSLKDEGYTVFGQDLLNTTNNVIGMRYYLPTGTFFNNDILFVPGKGFEDGTAIDIRTREPVAQFSQYRDDYDYILELMRLSDDYVRLLPKRAP, encoded by the coding sequence TTGAGGTTATTTTCTAAGCGTTACGATAGCTCAACGTTTATTATATTTTTTATCATGCTAATGCTGAAAATGCTGCTGTTCCGTTATTTCGTCTTCAAAGGCATTAGGCTTGATTACCTGCTGACGGATGCGGCTGCCGTATTAACGCTGCTATTACTAGCTGACCTGTCAGCATCTGCAAGGTGGAGGGGAATTGTGCTCGGGATACTGAATGCCGTGCTTTCCTTACTTCTATTCGCATCGACCGTCTATTTTAGCTACTATGGCACAGTGCCTACCTATACTGCACTGCACGGGCTTGATCAGGTGCTGCAAATTCGGACGAGTGTCGGATCGATTATTCAAGCCGTTTACTATTTGTTTTTTCTGGATGTGGCTGTATTTGCAATGCTCTATATCGTAAAACGTATTCGTGGCACACGCAGTGATGGACGGAAGCGCATTGCCAGACCGCTGTTCACTGGGCTTGCTTTTGTAGTGTGCGTTGCTGTATCGGGAGGCTTTATATGGTTGGCAAAGGATATCCCGAATGAGATCGTGCAAGCAGAAAGCTTGGGCTTTATTGATTACCAAGTAGCTGCAGCAATTAAGGCTGGCAAGGAGCAGAGCACCATCAAGAATGGAAGTGTGGAAGAGACGGCAGCAAGTGCCGCTGCGCTTCAGGATTCTTATTTTGACCAGATGGGGGCTGCGACAGTCGCGGGCACACCTAATTATTTTGGTTTTGCAAAAGGGAAAAACGTTATTGTTGTCCAGATGGAGGCGTTTCAAAACTTTGCGATTAATCTCTCCGTTGATGGTCGGGAGGTTACGCCTGTACTGAATATGCTGGCGAAGGAAAGCTTCTATTTCCCTAATTTCTTTCAGCAGATTGGACAAGGAAACACATCGGATGCGGAGTTTATGTCGAACACCTCTATCTATCCGACAGGTGATATGGCCATGTCCACTGGGTTCGGAGACAGAGTCTTGCCTGGTCTGCCCAGATTGCTTGGAGACCACAATTATATCTCGAATACTTTTCACATCAATAATGTGACTTTTTGGGATCGTAACCGAATGTATCCTGCACTCGGGTTTACGAATTATTACGATAAGCCTGCCTTTGAAAATGATCATTTTAATTCTTTTGGCGCTTCTGATGAGGAGCTGTACAAGGTAGGCTTAGAGAAGCTTCAGCTGCTGAAGCAGCAAAACAAGCCTTTTTATGCTCAGTTCGTGACGACTTCAAGCCATCATCCGTTTAAGGTGCCAAGCGAGCGTCAGCGGATTATGATGCCAGACAAGCTTCAAGGGACCCAGCTTGGAGATTATTTAACGGCACTAAATTATACAGATTATGCGCTTGGCGTATTTATTGATGGGCTGAAAGCGAGCGGCTTATGGGAAAATACGGTGCTTGTTGCGTACGGAGATCACGCTGGCCTGCAGGTAAAGGATAACGACCCTGCATGGGTTAGCGAGCAGCTCGGTATTCATTATGATAACCAGATCAGCCGTTACAATATTCCGCTGCTTGTCCATGTTCCAGATGCAGAAGGCAAGCTCGTTCAGCAGGTAGGCGGTCAGGTTGATATTATGCCTACGATTTCCAACCTGCTAGGCCTATCCTTGAAGGATGAAGGCTATACTGTATTCGGTCAGGATCTGCTCAATACAACGAACAATGTCATTGGCATGCGTTATTATTTGCCGACAGGCACGTTCTTCAACAATGATATTTTATTTGTGCCAGGCAAAGGCTTTGAGGACGGAACAGCTATCGATATTCGAACGAGAGAGCCTGTCGCGCAGTTCAGCCAATATCGCGACGATTATGATTATATATTGGAGCTAATGCGGCTTTCTGATGACTACGTACGTCTGCTGCCTAAGCGCGCGCCATAG
- a CDS encoding exodeoxyribonuclease III, whose product MKLVSWNVNGLRACVTKGFNDYFKETNADIFCLQETKLQEGQISMEIGEEYSQYWNYAIKKGYSGTAVFTKIKPLSVRYGLEEDSEPEGRVITLEFDSFYLVNVYTPNSKRDLSRLDYRLEWENRFRGYLLELDAIKPVLVCGDLNVAHTEIDLKHPKPNLGNSGFTLEERGKMSELLEAGFVDTFRHLYPEQTDIYSWWSYMSKVRERNVGWRIDYFLASTRLSPLIIDAQIDTQILGSDHCPVLLAMEDIQG is encoded by the coding sequence ATCAAGCTCGTATCATGGAATGTAAATGGCTTAAGAGCCTGTGTAACGAAAGGCTTTAACGACTATTTTAAAGAAACAAATGCGGATATTTTCTGTCTACAGGAAACGAAGCTGCAAGAGGGACAAATTAGCATGGAGATCGGCGAGGAATATTCCCAGTATTGGAATTACGCCATCAAGAAGGGGTATTCAGGGACGGCTGTATTCACAAAAATAAAGCCTCTATCCGTGCGTTATGGGCTAGAAGAGGATTCGGAACCCGAAGGACGTGTCATTACCCTCGAGTTTGACAGCTTCTACCTCGTTAACGTCTATACGCCAAATTCGAAGCGCGACCTGTCTAGACTTGACTATCGGCTGGAATGGGAGAATCGCTTCCGAGGTTACCTGCTAGAGCTGGATGCGATAAAGCCTGTACTCGTTTGCGGGGACTTGAATGTGGCTCATACCGAAATTGATCTGAAGCATCCGAAGCCGAATTTAGGCAATTCCGGATTTACGCTAGAAGAGCGCGGCAAGATGAGCGAGCTGCTCGAAGCAGGCTTCGTCGATACATTTAGGCATCTATATCCAGAGCAAACCGATATATACAGCTGGTGGTCCTACATGTCGAAGGTGCGCGAGCGGAATGTCGGATGGCGAATTGATTATTTTCTGGCATCCACTAGACTTAGCCCTTTAATTATTGACGCCCAAATCGATACCCAAATATTAGGCAGCGATCATTGCCCCGTGCTTCTTGCTATGGAGGATATTCAAGGTTAG
- a CDS encoding ABC transporter ATP-binding protein: MSTFSYMWRLICYRKGWYIANALVWTIIYLMPIFPGLITKAFFDSLTIDSAARFGTWGLIALLLGAALARSAVILIGFITDVNYRFRMGMLLRRNLLDHILKEPGARAIPCSPGEAISHFRDDVDQSEEAVSWSVDVFGMTCFAAVSCFILIRIDAQMTLLVFLPLVIVVIVAQLATTRLQKYRSESRESTAKVTGAISEMFGSVQAIQVAGAEKRVISRFRKLNDNRRKTMLKDKLMTEVLDSIFSNSVNLGTGLILLLAGQKMRGGEFTVGDFSLFVYYLTFVTQFIANFGKFLTYFKQMTVALLRLTGILQGAPAQVLTASNSLHLRDDAAKAVAATTDIKASERLEQLEATGLTYTYPETGRGINAVNLKLKRGSFTVITGPIGSGKTTLVRALLGLLPQQEGTVRWNGQVVEDAGVFFVPPRSAYTAQVPRLYSDTLRENILLGHPDKEGQLKRALHTAVLEDDLGHLQHGLDTVIGPRGVKLSGGQAQRTAAARMLVRDSELYVFDDLSSALDVDTEQKLWARLFHERGEATCLVVSHRKTALSQADHIIVMKDGEVEAEGTADSLLATNESFRRLWHGDES, from the coding sequence ATGAGTACATTTTCATATATGTGGCGTTTAATTTGCTACCGTAAGGGCTGGTATATAGCCAATGCGCTCGTATGGACGATTATTTATTTGATGCCTATTTTTCCAGGGCTTATTACGAAGGCTTTCTTTGATTCCTTAACGATTGACTCGGCTGCCAGATTTGGCACTTGGGGACTGATAGCACTGCTGCTTGGCGCTGCTCTTGCTAGGAGCGCTGTGATCCTAATCGGATTTATTACCGATGTTAACTATCGCTTTAGAATGGGGATGCTGCTTCGCAGAAATTTACTAGATCATATATTAAAGGAGCCGGGAGCGCGGGCAATTCCTTGCTCGCCAGGCGAGGCGATCAGTCATTTTCGCGATGATGTTGATCAATCCGAGGAGGCGGTAAGCTGGTCCGTCGATGTATTTGGGATGACCTGCTTCGCTGCCGTGTCTTGCTTCATCCTCATTCGAATTGATGCACAGATGACGCTGCTCGTATTTTTGCCGCTAGTTATCGTTGTTATTGTCGCACAGCTGGCTACAACGAGACTGCAAAAGTACCGCTCGGAAAGCCGTGAATCAACAGCGAAGGTTACCGGCGCGATTAGTGAAATGTTTGGAAGCGTACAAGCGATTCAAGTAGCAGGCGCGGAGAAAAGAGTAATTTCCAGATTCAGAAAGCTGAATGATAATCGCCGTAAAACGATGCTGAAGGACAAATTGATGACCGAGGTGCTGGATTCTATCTTTTCCAATTCGGTGAATCTGGGTACGGGACTCATATTATTGCTAGCTGGCCAAAAAATGCGCGGAGGAGAATTTACGGTAGGTGATTTCTCGTTGTTTGTTTATTACCTCACCTTTGTAACGCAGTTTATTGCGAACTTCGGCAAGTTTCTTACTTACTTCAAGCAAATGACGGTTGCACTGCTGCGTTTGACAGGCATTTTGCAGGGCGCTCCTGCTCAGGTGCTGACAGCCTCTAATTCCTTGCATCTGCGGGATGACGCAGCTAAGGCAGTGGCAGCAACGACCGATATAAAAGCAAGTGAACGGCTCGAACAGCTTGAAGCAACCGGACTGACCTATACGTATCCTGAAACCGGTAGAGGAATTAATGCGGTCAATTTAAAGCTGAAGCGCGGTTCGTTTACCGTAATTACGGGACCGATTGGTTCTGGCAAAACGACGCTGGTACGTGCGCTTCTAGGACTGCTGCCGCAGCAGGAAGGGACGGTTCGTTGGAATGGGCAAGTAGTGGAGGATGCAGGCGTGTTCTTTGTTCCACCACGGAGTGCCTATACTGCTCAGGTACCAAGACTCTACAGCGACACCCTTCGTGAAAATATTTTGCTTGGACATCCAGACAAGGAAGGGCAGCTGAAAAGGGCGCTCCATACGGCCGTGCTGGAGGATGATTTGGGTCATCTGCAGCATGGACTTGATACGGTCATCGGACCGCGCGGGGTGAAGCTCTCTGGCGGACAAGCGCAGCGCACCGCCGCAGCACGTATGCTCGTAAGGGACAGCGAGCTGTACGTATTCGATGACCTCTCCAGCGCACTGGATGTGGATACCGAGCAGAAGCTTTGGGCGCGTCTATTCCACGAACGGGGAGAAGCAACATGTCTGGTCGTATCGCACCGAAAAACAGCATTGTCGCAGGCAGATCATATTATTGTGATGAAGGATGGCGAGGTCGAGGCGGAAGGGACAGCCGATAGCCTGCTTGCAACAAATGAATCGTTCCGCAGACTTTGGCATGGCGATGAGAGCTAG
- the murI gene encoding glutamate racemase produces the protein MRIGFFDSGIGGLTVLAEALRRLPDMDFVYMADTLHVPYGTKPKEDVKAYIFESVATMMNEGIDALVVACNTATSIAIAELRERYSLPIVGMEPAVKPAVEMNRATGKRVLVFATPLTLQLPKYYALVSRVDDMGIVDSLPLPELVHYCEALQFDKLVMNEYFKGKLADYDLDQYGIIVLGCTHYPFYKDILRELLPAHIEIVDGNIGTVKRLSALVNRYGIAGSGGSGQVQFMCTGNEPAYIDKMQTALAYLLEKDATTEPLQHS, from the coding sequence ATGCGAATTGGTTTTTTTGACTCAGGGATTGGCGGGCTTACCGTGCTTGCGGAAGCGCTGAGAAGACTTCCCGATATGGATTTTGTTTATATGGCCGACACTCTTCATGTGCCCTACGGTACGAAGCCGAAGGAGGACGTGAAGGCTTATATTTTCGAATCGGTTGCCACGATGATGAATGAAGGAATTGATGCGCTCGTTGTTGCTTGCAATACGGCGACCAGCATCGCTATTGCCGAGCTCAGAGAGCGATACTCGCTTCCGATTGTCGGGATGGAGCCTGCGGTTAAGCCTGCGGTAGAGATGAACCGTGCAACAGGCAAGAGGGTTCTCGTCTTCGCAACGCCATTAACACTGCAGCTGCCCAAATATTATGCACTCGTCTCCCGCGTAGATGATATGGGAATCGTAGACTCGCTTCCTTTGCCCGAGCTTGTTCATTATTGTGAAGCTTTGCAGTTCGACAAACTCGTTATGAATGAGTATTTTAAGGGTAAGCTTGCTGACTACGATCTGGATCAATATGGAATTATCGTACTTGGCTGTACGCACTATCCTTTCTATAAGGATATATTGCGGGAGCTGCTTCCGGCCCATATCGAGATAGTCGACGGCAATATTGGTACAGTAAAGCGTCTTTCTGCATTGGTGAACCGCTATGGCATCGCTGGGAGCGGAGGGAGCGGCCAGGTTCAATTTATGTGCACAGGCAACGAGCCGGCTTATATTGATAAAATGCAGACAGCACTTGCGTATTTACTCGAAAAGGACGCCACGACAGAGCCCCTTCAACATAGCTGA
- a CDS encoding GNAT family N-acetyltransferase: MAIQIKQVDPLQNRDLLQLISSLDQYLFERYPTDEVFGVDFSDPSIKDTIFMIAYDGERAAGCGAIRPIRTDAVELKRFFVEPEYRQQGIGALILSRLEELARELNYNILRLETGAEQPESITFYKKHGYYEIERYGEYANCESSLCYEKRLSSDYVS; the protein is encoded by the coding sequence ATGGCCATTCAAATTAAACAAGTAGATCCTTTGCAGAATCGTGATTTATTGCAATTAATAAGCAGTCTTGATCAATATTTGTTCGAGAGATATCCAACCGATGAAGTATTCGGCGTTGATTTTTCTGATCCTAGCATTAAAGATACTATTTTTATGATCGCATATGATGGTGAACGGGCGGCTGGCTGTGGAGCCATTCGTCCAATCCGTACTGATGCCGTAGAATTGAAGAGGTTTTTTGTGGAGCCCGAATATAGGCAGCAAGGGATTGGAGCGTTAATTCTTAGCCGGCTGGAAGAGCTGGCTCGTGAGCTGAACTATAACATTCTGAGGCTTGAAACTGGAGCAGAGCAGCCTGAATCCATTACGTTTTATAAGAAGCATGGTTACTATGAAATTGAAAGATATGGAGAGTATGCAAACTGTGAATCGAGTCTCTGCTATGAGAAGCGATTAAGCAGCGACTATGTAAGTTGA
- a CDS encoding ABC transporter ATP-binding protein, whose translation MSQTKTKKMNSLSHYQMMLSRYLLPRKRTLTYLAMLLFASIGLQLVNPQIIRYFIDTAQSDHALQPLYYAAALFIGFSLVQQLISVIATYVSENLAWHATNELRGDLAEHCMKLDMSFHKSNTSGSIIERVDGDVNALANFFSSFIIHLAGNLLLMIGIIVLLFRENMLIGAGMLLFVVFAMVVIQWIRKFAAPVWAKWRQINADFYGFIGEHLEGTEDTRANGATGFVMNRFYSLLRRMLPLRRRAFLGFSSMWITTIIVFALGNAMAFAISAYLWKTGSISIGTVYLIFYYTELLAKPIEKIRTQIEDLQKADASLLRIRELLATRPRIEDGPGAELPDGPLALELNDVTFGYDEYPTLKELQLRLKPGEVLGLLGRTGSGKTTLARLLLRFYDPQQGSIKLGGTDIRQCKLSELRSKIALVTQNIEILQGTVRDNLTFYDDHIHDEEILLVLRELGLWSWYESLQDGLDSSLSSGGGSLSAGEAQLLAFARVFLTNPGFVILDEASSRLDPLTEYRLEQAISRLLRKRSCIIIAHRLATVQRADQIVILEQGRIVESGPRIALAADSNSRFSRMLAAGLEEALA comes from the coding sequence ATGAGCCAAACGAAGACGAAGAAGATGAATTCATTAAGCCATTACCAGATGATGCTGAGCCGCTATTTGCTTCCACGGAAGAGAACGCTTACATATCTTGCGATGCTTCTATTCGCATCCATTGGACTCCAGCTGGTTAATCCTCAAATCATTCGGTATTTTATCGATACCGCCCAATCCGATCATGCTCTGCAGCCCCTCTATTATGCAGCCGCATTATTTATTGGGTTTTCGCTTGTTCAGCAGCTCATTTCTGTCATTGCCACCTATGTAAGCGAAAATCTCGCTTGGCACGCGACTAACGAGCTGCGCGGCGATCTTGCTGAGCACTGCATGAAGCTGGATATGTCATTTCATAAATCAAATACGTCGGGATCGATTATTGAGCGTGTAGATGGAGATGTGAACGCGCTTGCCAATTTTTTCTCGAGCTTTATTATTCATTTAGCGGGCAATCTGCTGCTGATGATCGGTATCATCGTCTTATTATTTCGAGAAAATATGCTGATTGGCGCAGGGATGCTCCTATTTGTAGTTTTCGCGATGGTTGTTATTCAATGGATTCGCAAGTTCGCAGCTCCGGTTTGGGCCAAATGGCGGCAAATTAATGCTGATTTCTATGGGTTTATTGGCGAGCACTTGGAGGGTACGGAGGATACAAGGGCCAATGGAGCGACTGGCTTTGTTATGAACCGCTTCTACTCACTGCTGCGCCGAATGCTGCCGCTTAGGAGACGGGCATTTCTTGGTTTTTCATCGATGTGGATTACGACGATTATTGTATTCGCGCTAGGCAATGCGATGGCGTTTGCGATCAGCGCTTATTTGTGGAAGACGGGCAGCATCTCAATCGGAACGGTCTATTTAATTTTTTATTATACAGAGCTGCTGGCGAAGCCTATTGAAAAAATTCGTACTCAAATTGAGGATTTGCAAAAGGCGGATGCTAGTCTGCTGCGTATTCGCGAGCTGCTGGCTACGAGGCCGAGAATAGAGGACGGGCCTGGCGCAGAGCTCCCGGATGGTCCGCTGGCGTTAGAATTAAACGATGTTACTTTCGGCTATGATGAATATCCGACACTTAAGGAGCTGCAGCTTCGTCTAAAGCCTGGCGAGGTGCTAGGCCTGCTTGGCAGAACCGGAAGCGGGAAGACGACACTGGCAAGGCTGCTGCTTCGTTTCTACGATCCTCAGCAGGGGAGCATTAAGCTGGGAGGAACGGATATTAGACAATGCAAGCTGAGCGAGCTGCGATCGAAGATAGCGCTTGTTACGCAAAATATTGAGATTTTGCAAGGAACGGTGCGCGATAATCTTACCTTCTATGATGATCACATACACGACGAGGAGATCTTGCTTGTCCTGCGCGAGCTAGGGTTATGGAGCTGGTATGAATCCTTGCAGGATGGGCTGGATTCCTCGCTTTCCTCAGGGGGTGGAAGCCTATCGGCAGGGGAGGCGCAGCTGCTTGCCTTTGCGAGAGTGTTTCTGACTAACCCGGGATTCGTCATTCTCGATGAGGCATCATCCCGGCTTGATCCGCTAACCGAATATCGGCTGGAGCAGGCGATAAGCAGGCTGCTGCGCAAGCGCTCCTGCATTATTATTGCGCATAGGCTCGCTACGGTGCAGCGTGCAGATCAGATCGTTATTTTAGAGCAAGGCCGTATTGTGGAGAGCGGACCTCGCATAGCGCTGGCTGCAGATTCAAATTCAAGGTTCAGCCGCATGCTGGCGGCGGGGCTTGAGGAGGCGCTGGCATGA